Below is a window of Thermodesulfobacteriota bacterium DNA.
CCAGACAATTCCAACCGAGTCGAAGTCGCCACCGGTTCTTGTGGTTGCGCCGGTATTAGCATATACCTTAATCGAGTTATGTCGATTCACGGGTAGGGCAAGGGTGAGGCCAACGCGCGAGTTCTCCTGGAGATCATCTCCCTCGACCCCATCGATGGTAGTTTGCCCACCGCGGTAATAGGTGCTGTCTAGAGCGACCCAGACGCCGGATTTGAATCCATAAACGAGGTGTCCTTGCAGGCTATAGAGGGGCTCTTGCTTCTTTTCCTTGCCGCCCAAAAAGTTGTCGTTCTGGGTGTAGAATGTGACGCCGGCTGCCAGTTCCAAAATTAGTGGTCCCAGAGCCTTAGAGACGCCAGCCTCTGGTTTGATGAACCAGCGGTTCGTACCGATGTTCAGGAGTTTGTCGGCGTCGTATTGGCCGAGGGGCACACCCACCTGCATACTTGCTCCGATGATAATGTCCTGTTTGTAACTGGCGAACTCCTTTAAAGTGAGC
It encodes the following:
- a CDS encoding transporter, whose protein sequence is MWTRAVFVLAVFSATGIQAQELEPRLYTNTPVGMNFILVGYGYAQGTVLTDPSVPLENGSVKVHGPVLGFARSVNLGGMSGKIDALLSYVCASGSAEFAGEFMERNVCGLIDPRFRLSVNLYGAPALTLKEFASYKQDIIIGASMQVGVPLGQYDADKLLNIGTNRWFIKPEAGVSKALGPLILELAAGVTFYTQNDNFLGGKEKKQEPLYSLQGHLVYGFKSGVWVALDSTYYRGGQTTIDGVEGDDLQENSRVGLTLALPVNRHNSIKVYANTGATTRTGGDFDSVGIVWQYRWGAGL